In Acidobacteriota bacterium, the DNA window CTCGGTCGGCGGATCCTCCATGTTGGCCATGATGGCCGGCATGGGCATCCTGCTGAACATTTCCCGCCGCTGCCGGACCGACCGGGAGGAGGCCGTTCCCCGGGACCGGGGGTTCCAGTGATCGAGCGAGGGTTGCTTTTTGCCGGAGGAGGCACCGGAGGTCATGTCTACATGGCGGTGGCGGTCATCCAGCGCCTGCGGGAGTTGGGGTCGAGTCCTGAGATTCTCTTCGTGGGAACCCGCCGGGGAATCGAAAATCGAATTCTGCCGGATATGGACGTGACGGTGGAGAGGATTTCATTGGGAGGACTCAAACGAACCGGTCTCCTGAAGGCGTTTCAAACCTTGCTGCAACTTCCGGCGGCGCTGCTCCGGGCCGCGGGAATCCTCCGCCGCTTTCGGCCCGCGGCCGTGGTGGGGCTGGGAGGCTATTCCTCCGGGCCCGTGGTCCTCGTGGCGTCCTGGATGCGAATCCCGTGTCTCGTGATCGAACCCAACGTTCACCCGGGTCTCGCCAACCGGCTATTGGCTCCCTGGGTGGACAGGGTTGCGGTGGCGTTCGAAGAAACAGCCGGACGCTTTGGACCGAAGGCCGAGTTGACCGGAATCCCGGTTCGACCCCAATTCCACCGGGACCGTAAACGTCCGAACGCGGGTGGGCCCCTCAGGGTGTTGATCTTCGGAGGGAGTCAAGGAAGCGTCGCCATCAATCGTCTGGTTTGCGAGGCACTGGAAGAGCTCTCGCCCGGCCGCATCCGGCTGATCCACCAGACGGGGCCCCGGGACCGCAGCCGGGTGGAAGAGCGTTACCGGAAGTTGGGCTTTTTCGGCGCGGTTCTGGAGTACATCCACGATATGCCGGATCGGCTGCACTGGGCCGATCTGGTGATCTGCCGGGCCGGAGCCTTGACCCTGGCCGAAGTCGCGGCGGCGGGAAAGGCCTCAATCCTGATTCCGTATCCCCATGCGGCCGATGACCACCAGCGGACCAACGCCCAAGCCCTGGTTCGCCGGGGCGCCGCCCTGATTCTGGAGGAAGGGGAGGGGGCGGGACCCGCACTTGCCCGGATGATTCGCGATTTGGACCGTGACCGTCTTCAACTCGGGGCTCTGGCCGAAGCCAGTGGAAATCTGGGCGACCCCCGGAATTGCGACCGGATCATCCAGGTGCTCGTGAAACTGGTCGACATGGAGAGGAGTGGACCGAATCGAAACCGGACACCGTAGGGGCGCCCCGCGCAGGTGCGCTCCTGGGGCCGAACGACGCCGGAGAAGATGCGAATGGAGCAGGTGAAGGGAATGGGGTCCAACCGGACGGAAGGTCTCGATCAGTTCCGGAAGGTCCATTTCGTCGGTATCGGCGGGGTGGGGATGAGCGGAATCGCCCAGATTCTGGCCCAGAAGGGTTGGGAAGTCTCAGGTTCCGACCTGGTCTGTAGCGACGCCGTATCCAGTCTCCGTTCGATCGGGGTCAGGGTCAGTATCGGACACAGCCCGGACCATCTGGGAGATGCCGAGATCGTGGCCTTTTCCAGTGCCGTCGGCAGGGACAATCCCGAACTCCAGGAGGCTCGCAGACGGGATATCACGGTGGTGCACCGGGCGGACCTGTTGGCCCGGATCATGGCCGGCGGCGAAGGGATCGCCATCTCGGGAACCCATGGCAAGACGACCACCACCTCCATGATCGGCGTGCTCATGGTCGAAGCCGGCCTGGACCCCACGATCCTGGTTGGAGCCCGGGCCGTGGACCTCGGCGGCAACGCACGTCTCGGAAAGGGGCCGTGGGTCGTAGCCGAAGCGGACGAGAGCGACGGCAGCTTCCTGAAGCTCCGGCCCAGGCACGCAGTGATCACCAACGTCGACCGCGATCATCTGGATTTCTACGGAGGACTCGAGGAAATCGGCGACGCCTTCGTCGCCTTCATGAACCTGCTCCCGGCAGACGGCCGTGCGGTCGTCTGTACCGACGATTCCAACCTCAGGCGGCTCCTGAAAAACGTTCACCGGCCCGTGATAACGTACGGCACGGCGCCTTCTGCCGACGTCTGGGCCGAGGCGGTGGAGTGGACGTCCGGAGGTTCTTCCTTCGTGTGCGTCCATCGGGGCCGCCGTTTGGGGAGGCTCCGGCTGAATGTGGCGGGCCGGCACAACGTATTGAACTCTCTGGCCGCCGTTGTGGTGGGTCTTGAGTTGCAGGTGCCCTTTGACGTGATCCGGCGGGCGCTGGGAACGTTCTCCGGCGCACAACGTCGTCTGGAGTTCAAGGGCATGCGCGGGGGGGTCCGTGTGATGGACGATTACGGTCACCATCCGGTTGAGATCCGAACCACGTTGGACGCGTGCCGCCGAATGGGACGGAGAGTGGTCGTGGTGTTTCAGCCGCACCGGTATACGCGAACCCTCCATTTGAGGTCGGAGTTGGCCGAGTGTTTCCAGGATGCGGATCTTCTTTACCTGATGGATGTCTATCCGGCAGGGGAGGCGCCTGTCGCCGGCGGGCTCGGCGAGGATCTGTACCGGGCCGTGGGCCGGCGCCGCCAGGTCTGCTATCAGCCGCAGCCCGGCGCCATGTTGCGGGCCCTGCGGGAAGACGTGATGCCGGGAGACCTGCTCCTGACGCTGGGAGCGGGCAACGTCTGGAAGATCGGAGAGGATTTTTTGAAAGGCCGGGCCGTTTGAAGGCGCCGGAAGTATAGAAGATGCCAGTCCAACGCCCTTACAAGCTGCGTAAATTGCTGATCTTTGCCGGACGCCTTCTGGGGACGGGTCTCTTGATCCTGGGGCTGCTGACGGCGCTTCGACATGCGGCTTACTCTTCCCAGGGTGGGGCGCTTTTCGGGATTCAGGATATTCGCTTCGAGGGGGCCCGGCATCTCTCCTGGCAGAAACTCAGGACGTTCATGCTTGAGACCTATTCGGGGAACATCCTGCGGGTCGACCTGGAACAGCTCAAGGATCTGGTGGAATCGGAGTCCTGGGTGAGGGCTGCGACCGTGCGCCGCCAGTTGCCCGGCCATCTCATCGTCAGTGTCCGGGAACGAGTTCCGGTGGCAGTGGCCGCAATCGACCAGGATCTCTATGTCGTCGACGAAGAGGGCGTCGTGCTGGACCGGTACGGATCCGGCCACCTGCAGTTGGATGGGCCGATTCTGAAAGGCCTGGGGAACATCGCCCGCGAGAACCCTTCCGCGACCCGGGAGAATCTCGAGAAGATGGGAATCTATTCCAGGTTGATGTCCGATCTCGGTTCTTCAGACGGGGACTATACCCTCTCCATTTCCGAGGTCCTGCTGGCGGACCCGGAGCGGATCGCCATCGTGAGGGAGGACGACCCGGTCCCCATCTACCTGGGAAGCGGCCGTTTCCGGGAGCGGTATGAGAACTTTCTGGCCCAGAAGGACATTTACCAGCAACTCAAGAAGGAGTACGGCCGCATCGAATATATCGATGTCTCCTTCGACAACAAGATCATTTTCCATACTCCGGGCGAGTCTCGTGAAAGGAGTACATAGGGGAACCGGACCGGACCGGAGATTCGCGGTCGCAAATTGGATGGAACCAGATCGATGAGGAAGAAAACGCTGGCCGGAGTTGATGTCGGAACCACCAAGATCTGTTCCGTCATCGCGCAAGTCGAGCGAGAAGTTTTTCGGGTTTCCGGGGTGGGGATGACTCCGTCGGCCGGTCTCAAGAAGGGCGTGGTCGTCAATTTGACGGAGACCATCGAATGTGTGAAGAGATCGCTCGAACAGGCGGAGCGGGACGCGCGCGTCGGGGTCGATTCGGTTTTCGTGAGCGTGGGCGGGGTCCACGTGCAGGGCCTCAACCGGTCCGGCAAGACCGACATCAGGAGCAAGACGGGCGAGATCACCAAGGAGGACATCAGTCGAGCCCTCGCCGATGCCAAATCGATTCAACTCCCCCGGGGTTACGAGGTCATTCACATGCTGACCCAGGGCTTTAACGTGGATGGACAAGGACATACCAGGGATCCGCTCGGTCTGATCGGTCGCCGTCTGTCCGTCAATCTTCATCTGGTGCTCAACGCCGCCGCCGCGCTTCAAAACGTCGTCAACGCAGTCAACAAAGTCGGCGTGGGAGTGAACGGTGTGGTGATGCAACAGTTGGCATCCGCCGAGGCCGTGCTGACCGAAGACGAAAAGGAACTCGGTGTCATCCTCTTGGATATCGGCGGGGGAACGACCGATTTCGCTTTCTACCGGCTGGGAAGCGTCTGGGAGTCGGCGGTCCTGCCCATAGGTGGAGATCTGGTCACCAAGGACATCGCCATCGGGCTCAAGGTGACCCTGGAAGAGGCGGAGCGGCTCAAGAAGGATCAAGGAACGGTCTTTCCGGAGCGGGTGGATGAAGAAGCAGTGCTTGAGATCCGCGAGATCGGGACCGGCCGCCCCCGGAGTCTCCTCTACCGGGATCTGTGCCGAGTGATTCAGGCCCGCTGCCGGGAGATTCTGTTGGAGGTGCGGAAGCTGGTGGATGGGATCCACATGCGAAGGGAAATGCTGACCGGTGTGGTGCTCACGGGCGGCGGAGCACTACTGGATGGCCTGGCGGAACAAGCCGAGGAGATTCTGGAGATTCCGGCTCGTGTCGGCTATCCCATGCCCCTGGAATCGGACAAGGATCTGGCCTTCGATCCTTCCCACGCAACGGCTCTGGGCCTGGTGAGATACGCAAAGGACATGCATGGCCCGGGGTCCGGCAACGGCGCCGGGACGATGTTGCAGGAACCCAACCGAGGCACACGGGGAGGCCTGGTGAATTGGATCTTGAAAAAGATCACTTAGCATTTTGGAAGGCGCCGCGGCCCTGAAGGCCGTTGGTGTGAAGATTCGTCTGGGAGGCAACTCATGGACCATCCGGAACTGGAAGATAACGGCAGCATGAAATGGGTCTTTGAGGACGACTTGGGAAGTGAGGCCCGTATCAAGGTCATCGGTGTCGGCGGCGGGGGTGGAAACGCCGTCAATCGCATGGTCCGGATGGGGGTCCAGGGCGTCGACTTCATAGCCGCCAACACGGACCTCCAGGCGCTCAGGCAGTCGAAAGCGGGGATCAGAATCCAACTCGGCAACAAGATCACGAAGGGGCTTGGAGCCGGCTCGAACCCTGATATCGGGCGGCAGGCCGCCTTGGAGGATACCGAGCGGATCATGGATCTGCTGGAGGGGTCGGACATGGTCTTCGTGACCGCGGGCCTCGGCGGCGGGACCGGAACCGGAGGCGGACCCCTGGTCGCGGACCTGGCCCGTCAATTGGGAGCTCTCACCGTGGCCGTGGTGACGACCCCTTTTGTTTTCGAGGGACAGCGGAGAACGCGGCAGGCGCAACGAGGTCTGGAAGAGTTGATGGAAAATGCGGACACGGTGGTCACGGTGCCCAACGAGCGGTTGTTGGATGCCTTGGCTCCCGGCACGCCGCTGGCCGATGCCTTCGCCTTCGCCGATGACATCCTCTGCCAGGCGGTTCAGGGTATCGCCGACCTCATCAACGTGCCCGGGTTCATCAATCTGGACTTCGCCGATATCAAGACCATTATGAGCGGTACGGGATTGGCCCTGATGGGGACCGGCGTGGGAGAAGGAGAAGGCCGGGCGTTGACGGCGGCCACCGATGCGGTGAGCAGTCCATTGTTGGACGACGCCACCATC includes these proteins:
- a CDS encoding FtsQ-type POTRA domain-containing protein encodes the protein MPVQRPYKLRKLLIFAGRLLGTGLLILGLLTALRHAAYSSQGGALFGIQDIRFEGARHLSWQKLRTFMLETYSGNILRVDLEQLKDLVESESWVRAATVRRQLPGHLIVSVRERVPVAVAAIDQDLYVVDEEGVVLDRYGSGHLQLDGPILKGLGNIARENPSATRENLEKMGIYSRLMSDLGSSDGDYTLSISEVLLADPERIAIVREDDPVPIYLGSGRFRERYENFLAQKDIYQQLKKEYGRIEYIDVSFDNKIIFHTPGESRERST
- the ftsZ gene encoding cell division protein FtsZ → MKWVFEDDLGSEARIKVIGVGGGGGNAVNRMVRMGVQGVDFIAANTDLQALRQSKAGIRIQLGNKITKGLGAGSNPDIGRQAALEDTERIMDLLEGSDMVFVTAGLGGGTGTGGGPLVADLARQLGALTVAVVTTPFVFEGQRRTRQAQRGLEELMENADTVVTVPNERLLDALAPGTPLADAFAFADDILCQAVQGIADLINVPGFINLDFADIKTIMSGTGLALMGTGVGEGEGRALTAATDAVSSPLLDDATIQGARGVLINITASDSLTLHEVNEASGLIQNAADPNANIIFGSVLDQRMGDRIKITVIATGFTGSKGGRRHQADLAAGDSPGEASSLDQNNGKPIAVPPIPVMSREVEVPAILRQGRRY
- the ftsA gene encoding cell division protein FtsA, with the protein product MRKKTLAGVDVGTTKICSVIAQVEREVFRVSGVGMTPSAGLKKGVVVNLTETIECVKRSLEQAERDARVGVDSVFVSVGGVHVQGLNRSGKTDIRSKTGEITKEDISRALADAKSIQLPRGYEVIHMLTQGFNVDGQGHTRDPLGLIGRRLSVNLHLVLNAAAALQNVVNAVNKVGVGVNGVVMQQLASAEAVLTEDEKELGVILLDIGGGTTDFAFYRLGSVWESAVLPIGGDLVTKDIAIGLKVTLEEAERLKKDQGTVFPERVDEEAVLEIREIGTGRPRSLLYRDLCRVIQARCREILLEVRKLVDGIHMRREMLTGVVLTGGGALLDGLAEQAEEILEIPARVGYPMPLESDKDLAFDPSHATALGLVRYAKDMHGPGSGNGAGTMLQEPNRGTRGGLVNWILKKIT
- the murC gene encoding UDP-N-acetylmuramate--L-alanine ligase, producing the protein MEQVKGMGSNRTEGLDQFRKVHFVGIGGVGMSGIAQILAQKGWEVSGSDLVCSDAVSSLRSIGVRVSIGHSPDHLGDAEIVAFSSAVGRDNPELQEARRRDITVVHRADLLARIMAGGEGIAISGTHGKTTTTSMIGVLMVEAGLDPTILVGARAVDLGGNARLGKGPWVVAEADESDGSFLKLRPRHAVITNVDRDHLDFYGGLEEIGDAFVAFMNLLPADGRAVVCTDDSNLRRLLKNVHRPVITYGTAPSADVWAEAVEWTSGGSSFVCVHRGRRLGRLRLNVAGRHNVLNSLAAVVVGLELQVPFDVIRRALGTFSGAQRRLEFKGMRGGVRVMDDYGHHPVEIRTTLDACRRMGRRVVVVFQPHRYTRTLHLRSELAECFQDADLLYLMDVYPAGEAPVAGGLGEDLYRAVGRRRQVCYQPQPGAMLRALREDVMPGDLLLTLGAGNVWKIGEDFLKGRAV
- the murG gene encoding undecaprenyldiphospho-muramoylpentapeptide beta-N-acetylglucosaminyltransferase produces the protein MIERGLLFAGGGTGGHVYMAVAVIQRLRELGSSPEILFVGTRRGIENRILPDMDVTVERISLGGLKRTGLLKAFQTLLQLPAALLRAAGILRRFRPAAVVGLGGYSSGPVVLVASWMRIPCLVIEPNVHPGLANRLLAPWVDRVAVAFEETAGRFGPKAELTGIPVRPQFHRDRKRPNAGGPLRVLIFGGSQGSVAINRLVCEALEELSPGRIRLIHQTGPRDRSRVEERYRKLGFFGAVLEYIHDMPDRLHWADLVICRAGALTLAEVAAAGKASILIPYPHAADDHQRTNAQALVRRGAALILEEGEGAGPALARMIRDLDRDRLQLGALAEASGNLGDPRNCDRIIQVLVKLVDMERSGPNRNRTP